The following coding sequences are from one Ovis canadensis isolate MfBH-ARS-UI-01 breed Bighorn chromosome 7, ARS-UI_OviCan_v2, whole genome shotgun sequence window:
- the TEP1 gene encoding telomerase protein component 1 isoform X2, with the protein MEKCHGCASTHMDILSLKNQCLATFLYPKMSEKPLGHVSTHSDILSLENRCLATLPDLKTLEKPPGHVSAHSDILSLENRCLATLPDLKTLEKPPGHVSAHSDILSLENRCLATLPDLKTLEKPPGHVSAHSDILSLENRCLATLTILKSTVSISPLVQNLHISPLAQADLCSLHSSNHLLSEPPASRAQCLSDGRGLLTCSRVSKTISAPERVQEAVLGQWSSSREKKPEEKEWTEAQMPFYSLSLGEEEEMEELALELTPGDSESHPEPTEQVLQEVKMVLMSFLCSSLVANVNTDDAADSTQAFLLKVCSEVARFEPEFILKASLYARQQLNVRDVANKVLAIAAFLPLCHPYLRRYFCAIVQLPSDWIQVARFYQLLCGEREDCLAPLPACLRAAMRDKFSQFDEYQLAKYNPRKHRAKRRPRRPPRPPKEHTFSETQTYLPRFIWPIRGEQRMFETTYSSVSEKKSEQRFTLKKLVQRLHIHEPAQLVQALLGCRYPSNLQAFSRSHLPGPWDSSRAGKRMKLARPETWERELSSRGNKATVWEELIDSGKLPFMAMLRNLCNLLRVGISARHHELVLQRLQHAKTVIHSRQFPFRFLNAHDSINDLEAQLEKKELPFPSNTQLIKQIIIKNTKYGKKHAYSWQFRQPSRRELRTAMMIPVIYEQLKRKKLKIHKARQWKCDREMLARYRQALETAVNLSVRHSLPPLPGRTLLVYLTDASADRILPKSNPQGPPLNYVLLLIAMMMVRTEQVELLLCGGGIVKTAVIKAEEGILKTAAELQAQVQSDENCEQSLTTLGKHLLSLATQRVPVDRVIVFGQTTNEKLINAAKQLFWQHVNPKCLFVGVLLRASYLCTDLNPNDVTLSGCTDGILKFIAERGASRLLEHVGQMDKIFKIPPPPGKTGVQSLRPLEENMPSPLAAVSQLGWRSIRLFISSTFRDMHGERDLLLRSLLPALQARAAPYRISLHAIDLRWGITEEETRRNRQLEVCLGEVENSQLFVGILGSRYGYVPSNYSLPDHPHFRWAQQYPAGRSVTEMEVMQFLNRGLRLQPSAQPLLYFRDSSFLSSVPDAWKSDFISESEEAAHRISELKSYLSRQEGITCRRYRCEWGGVAAGRPYVGGLEEFGQLVLQDVWNMIQKLYLQPGAQPEQPVPIPDDDLVQATFQQLKKPSSPARPRLLQDTVRQLTQHQGRLSLVTGQSGQGKTAFLASLVSALQALDGATVAPLVFFHFSGARPDHSLALTLLRRLCAYLHSQLEEPSALPSTYRGLVWELQQRLLPKSAESLKTGQPLVLIVDGADRLVDQHGQLISDWIPKTLPRRVHLVLSVSSDSGLGETLEQSQGAHVVALGPLEPSARARLVREELALYGKRLEESPFNNQMRLLLVKRGSVLPLYLRLVTDHLRLFTLYEQVSERLRTLPATVPLLLQHVLGTLEQEHGPDVLSQALATLEATRSGLTVDQLHGVLSAWQILPRGTKTWEEAVAASNSGDPYPMGPFAYLIQSLRSLLGEGPLERPGARLCLQDGPLRTAARCRYGKRPEPEKTAHLLTAAQLWKTCDPDASGTFRRCPPEALADLPYHLLQSGNRGLLAKFLTSLHVVAAHLEQGLTSQLLEAHALYTSSVPGEEQKLPEADVAAFHTFLRQQAPILSQYPLLLHQQVANQPLDSPLCCQAPRLSQRQHLQCVLCWLNKPQTLRHQQRSSLSLAVSSSPTAVAFSPNGQRAAVGTANGTVYLLDLRTWQEERSMVSGGDGVSSCSFLSDDALFLTAFDGLLELWDLQHGCRVLQIQAHQYQITGCCLSPDRRLLATVCLGGSLKLWDVVRGQLASQHPCPKPLNCVAFHPEGQVIAVGSWDGSFSFFHVDGLRVIKELGAPGASVRTLAFGVPGRVVAVGRLDGMVELWAWQEGARLAAFPAHQGFVAAALFLRAGCQLLTAGEDGKVQVWSGSLGRPRGCLGSPHLSPALSVALSPDGDQVAVGYRADGIRIYRISSASQGAQGQALDVAVSALTWLSPKLLVSGAEDEALQGWLLQGGSLQSLWLLSRHRKPVLGLATSQELLAVASEDFTVRLWPRQLLMLPQKTEDFPHGTELRGHEGPVSCCSFSSEGCRLATGGRDRSLLCWDVRTPKAPVLICSFSACHRDWVTGCAWTKDSLLLSCSSDGSVALWDPESRQQLGHFLGHQHAVSAVVAVEEHVVSVGRDGTLKVWDHQGVEMTSIPAHSAPISHCVAALEPRAAGQPGSELLVVTVGLDGATRLWHPLLVFQTHTLLGHSGPVSAAAVSETSGLLLTTSEDGSLRLWQVPEEADDTYRPRSPAAITAVAWAPDGSAAVSGNQAGELTLWQEAKAVVTVQAPGCISALLWYSVNTLIVVSANEKVSEWHVELQKSSTPRNVSLCLTRVLQEDLGFLTSVGLAPDAHSLILAKADLQLLHMKPGEEPAVIWQSYSEDPMMLSTHQDYGVFVLQSMKLQVLPFSGRKESGEFEECLEFDLNLENPSNTLISVTQAKPGSESSFLCASSDGMLWNLARCTDEGEWITDNIWQKKAEMPATQTSETESHICTDTYSWSTVTELKTQQRRKIHSGPVTALHVLPELLVTASKDRDVKLWERPSMQLLGLFQCEGAVSCLEPWLGPDSTLRLAVGDTQGSVYFLSWE; encoded by the exons ATGGAGAAATGCCATGGGTGTGCATCTACCCACATGGACATCCTTTCCTTGAAGAACCAGTGCCTGGCCACATTTCTTTACCCAAAGATGTCGGAGAAACCGCTTGGGCATGTGTCTACTCACTCAGACATCCTCTCCTTGGAGAACCGGTGCCtggccacccttcctgacctgaAGACCTTGGAGAAACCACCTGGGCATGTGTCTGCCCACTCAGACATCCTCTCTTTGGAGAACCGGTGCCtggccacccttcctgacctgaAGACCTTGGAGAAACCACCTGGGCATGTGTCTGCCCACTCAGACATCCTCTCTTTGGAGAACCGGTGCCtggccacccttcctgacctgaAGACCTTGGAGAAACCACCCGGGCATGTGTCTGCTCACTCAGACATCCTCTCCTTGGAGAACCGGTGCCTGGCCACACTCACCATTTTAAAGAGCACTGTGTCTATCAGCCCCTTGGTCCAGAATCTCCACATATCTCCCTTGGCTCAAGCTGATCTGTGCAGCCTGCACAGCAGCAACCACCTGCTCTCTGAGCCTCCAGCCTCGAGGGCGCAGTGCCTCTCTGACGGACGAGGCCTTCTGACCTGCTCCAGGGTCTCGAAAACCATCTCTGCCCCAGAGAGAGTTCAGGAAGCAGTTCTG GGTCAGTGGTCATCTTCACGAGAGAAAAAGCCAGAAGAGAAGGAATGGACAGAGGCTCAAATGCCTTTTTATAGCCTAAGCttgggagaggaggaagagatggaGGAGCTGGCCCTGGAGCTCACCCCTGGGGACTCTGAATCTCATCCTGAGCCTACTGAACAAGTCCTTCAGGAAGTGAAG ATGGTTCTCATGAGTTTTCTATGTTCTTCGCTGGTGGCAAATGTAAACACAGATGACGCAGCGGACTCTACCCAGGCTTTCCTCCTCAAAGTCTGTAGCGAAGTTGCCCGCTTTGAGCCTGAATTTATCCTCAAG GCATCTCTGTACGCCAGGCAGCAGCTGAATGTCCGGGACGTGGCCAACAAAGTCTTGGCTATTGCTGCCTTCCTGCCACTCTGCCACCCCTACCTGCGACGGTACTTCTGTGCCATCGTCCAGTTGCCTTCCGATTGGATCCAGGTAGCCAGGTTCTACCAG CTCCTGTGTGGAGAACGGGAAGACTGTCTTgctcccctgcctgcctgcctgcgtGCTGCGATGAGGGACAAATTTTCCCAGTTTGATGAGTACCAGCTGGCTAAGTACAACCCTCGGAAGCACCGGGCCAAGCGGCGCCCCCGACGGCCACCCCGCCCTCCA AAGGAACATACATTTTCTGAGACACAGACCTATTTGCCAAGGTTCATTTGGCCTATTCGAGGTGAACAGAGGATG TTTGAGACAACCTACAGTTCCGTGTCAGAGAAAAAGAGTGAGCAAAGGTTCACCCTGAAGAAGCTGGTGCAGAGACTGCACATCCATGAGCCTGCACAGCTTGTCCAGGCCCTGCTGGGCTGCAG ATACCCCTCCAACCTACAGGCCTTTTCTCGAAGccacctcccagggccctgggATTCTAGCAGAGCCGGGAAGCGGATGAAGCTCGCTCGCCCGGAGACCTGGGAGCGGGAGCTGAGCTCACGGGGAAACAAGGCCACCGTCTGGGAGGAACTCATCG ACAGTGGGAAGCTTCCCTTCATGGCCATGCTTCGGAACCTGTGCAACCTGCTGCGGGTTGGAATCAGCGCCCGTCACCACGAGCTTGTGCTGCAGAGACTCCAGCATGCT AAGACGGTGATCCACAGTCGGCAGTTTCCATTCAGATTCCTTAATGCTCATGATTCCATCAATGACCTTGAGGCTCAACTCGAAAAGAAAG agttgccatttccttccaacaCACAACTGATAAAGCAGAtaataattaaaaacacaaaatatggCAAGAAGCATGCCTATTCCTGGCAGTTTCGCCAACCAAGCCGTCGGGAACTTCGGACAGCAATGATGATCCCTGTGATATATGAACAGCTCAAGCGGAAGAAGCTGAAAATACACAAGGCCAG ACAGTGGAAATGTGACCGTGAGATGCTGGCTCGGTATCGACAGGCCCTGGAGACAGCTGTGAACCTCTCCGTCAGACACAGCCTGCCCCCACTGCCAGGCCGTACCCTCCTGGTCTATCTGACAGATGCCAGTGCAGACAGAATCCTTCCCAAGAGCAACCCACAAGGG CCCCCTCTGAACTATGTGCTGCTGTTGATTGCGATGATGATGGTACGGACGGAGCAGGTGGAGCTTTTGCTGTGTGGAGGGGGCATTGTGAAGACTGCTGTGATTAAGGCAGAGGAAGGCATCCTGAAAACTGCCGCCGAACTCCAAGCTCAAGTTCAG TCAGATGAAAACTGTGAACAGTCCCTGACTACTTTGGGGAAGCACTTGCTGTCTCTGGCTACCCAAAGGGTCCCT GTGGACAGGGTCATTGTCTTTGGCCAAACTACAAACGAGAAACTGATAAATGCAGCCAAACAGCTCTTCTGGCAGCATGTGAATCCCAAGTGCCTCTTTGTTGGTGTTCTCCTAAGGGCAAGTTACCT ATGTACCGATTTGAATCCCAATGACGTGACACTCTCAGGCTGTACTGATGGGATACTGAA GTTCATTGCAGAGCGTGGGGCCTCCCGGCTTCTAGAACATGTAGGCCAAATGGACAAAATATTCAAGATTCCACCACCCCCAGGGAAGACAGGGGTCCAGTCTCTCCGGCCACTGGAAGAGAATATGCCAAGCCCCTTGGCTGCCGTTTCCCAGCTTGG GTGGCGAAGCATCCGGCTTTTCATTTCCTCCACTTTCCGGGACATGCATGGGGAGCGGGACCTGCTGCTGAGGTCCCTGCTGCCAGCACTGCAGGCCCGAGCCGCCCCCTACCGCATCAGCCTTCATGCCATTGACCTGCGCTGGGGCATCACTGAGGAGGAGACCCGTCGGAACAG ACAGCTGGAAGTGTGCCTCGGGGAGGTGGAGAACTCGCAGCTGTTTGTGGGGATCCTGGGCTCCCGCTATGGCTATGTTCCCTCCAACTACAGCCTCCCTGACCATCCTCACTTCCGCTGG GCCCAGCAGTACCCTGCAGGTCGTTCTGTGACAGAGATGGAGGTGATGCAGTTCCTGAATCGGGGCCTCCGCCTGCAGCCTTCTGCCCAGCCTCTCCTCTACTTCCGGGATTCTAGCTTCCTCAG CTCTGTGCCAGATGCCTGGAAATCGGACTTCATTTCTGAGTCTGAAGAGGCTGCCCATCGGATCTCAGAACTGAAGAGCTATCTGAGCAGACAGGAAGGGATCACCTGTCGCAG ATACCGCTGTGAGTGGGGCGGTGTGGCAGCTGGCCGGCCCTATGTCGGGGGGCTGGAGGAGTTTGGGCAGCTGGTTCTGCAGGATGTGTGGAATATGATCCAGAAGCTTTACCTCCAG CCTGGAGCCCAGCCGGAGCAGCCAGTGCCCATCCCAGATGATGACTTGGTCCAGGCCACCTTTCAGCAGCTAAAGAAGCCGTCGAGTCCTGCCCGGCCACGCCTTCTTCAGGACACAGTGCGGCAGCTCACGCAGCACCAGGGGAGGCTGAGCCTGGTGACCGGGCAGTCGGGACAGGGCAAGACCGCCTTCCTG GCATCCCTTGTGTCAGCCCTGCAGGCTCTGGATGGGGCCACAGTGGCCCCCTTAGTCTTCTTCCACTTTTCAGGGGCCCGCCCTGACCACAGTCTTGCCCTCACCCTGCTCAGACGCCTCTGTGCCTATCTCCATAGCCAACTGGAGGAGCCAAGTGCCCTCCCCAGCACCTACCG GGGCCTGGTGTGGGAGCTGCAGCAGAGGCTACTGCCCAAGTCTGCTGAGTCCCTGAAAACTGGCCAGCCTCTGGTGCTGATCGTCGACGGGGCTGACAGACTGGTGGACCAGCATGGGCAGCTGATCTCGGATTGGATCCCAAAGACCCTTCCCCGG CGGGTGCACCTAGTGCTGAGCGTGTCCAGTGATTCTGGCCTGGGGGAGACCCTTGAGCAGAGTCAGGGTGCCCACGTGGTGGCCCTGGGGCCTCTGGAGCCATCTGCCCGGGCCCGGCTGGTGCGAGAAGAACTGGCCCTGTATGGGAAGCGGCTGGAGGAGTCACCGTTTAACAACCAG ATGCGGCTGCTGCTGGTGAAGCGGGGGTCTGTGCTGCCGCTGTACTTGCGCTTGGTCACCGATCACCTGAGGCTCTTCACGCTCTACGAGCAG GTTTCCGAGAGGCTCCGGACACTGCCAGCCACCGTCCCTCTGCTGCTGCAGCACGTCCTGGGCACCCTGGAGCAGGAGCATGGCCCCGACGTCCTTTCCCAAGCCTTGGCCACTCTTGAGGCCACACGCAGCG GTCTGACCGTGGACCAGTTGCATGGAGTGTTGAGTGCATGGCAGATCCTTCCCAGGGGCACCAAGACCTGGGAAGAAGCAGTGGCTGCTAGTAACAGCGGGGACCCCTACCCCATGGGCCCATTTGCCTACCTCATCCAGAGTCTGCGCAG CTTGCTAGGGGAGGGACCCCTGGAGCGCCCTGGAGCCCGGCTCTGCCTCCAGGATGGGCCCCTGAGAACGGCCGCCAGGTGTCGTTATGGGAAGAGGCCGGAGCCGGAGAAGACGGCGCACCTCCTCA CTGCAGCTCAGCTCTGGAAGACGTGTGACCCTGATGCCTCAGGTACCTTCCGAAGGTGCCCTCCAGAAGCCCTGGCAGACCTGCCTTACCACCTG CTCCAGAGCGGGAACCGTGGCCTTCTTGCCAAGTTCCTCACCAGTCTGCATGTGGTGGCTGCACACCTGGAACAGGGTCTGACCTCTCAGCTCCTGGAGGCCCATGCCCTCTACA CTTCCTCAGTCCCTGGCGAGGAACAGAAGCTTCCTGAGGCTGATGTTGCTGCATTTCACACCTTCCTGAGGCAGCAGGCTCCCATCCTCAGCCAGTACCCGCTGCTCCTGCACCAGCAGGTAGCCAACCAGCCTCTGGACTCGCCTCTTTGCTGCCAGGCCCCCCGGCTCTCCCAGCGACAGCACCTCCAGTGTGTGCTGTGTTGGCTTAATAAACCTCAGACCCTGAGGCACCAGCAAAG ATCCAGCCTGTCCCTGGCAGTTTCCTCCTCCCCCACAGCCGTGGCCTTCTCCCCTAACGGGCAAAGAGCAGCCGTGGGCACTGCCAATGGGACAGTTTACCTTTTGGACCTGAGAACCTGGCAG GAGGAGAGGTCGATGGTGAGTGGCGGTGATGGGGTTTCCTCTTGTTCATTCCTCTCGGATGACGCCCTCTTTCTAACTGCCTTTGATGGGCTCCTGGAGCTCTGGGACCTGCAGCACGGTTGTCG GGTGCTCCAGATCCAAGCTCACCAGTACCAGATCACTGGCTGCTGCCTGAGCCCAGACCGCCGGCTGCTGGCCACCGTGTGCCTGGGCGGAAGCCTGAAG ctGTGGGATGTAGTCCGAGGGCAGCTGGCCTCCCAGCACCCCTGTCCCAAGCCCCTGAACTGCGTTGCTTTCCACCCAGAAGGACAGGTGATAGCCGTTGGCAGCTGGGATGGTAGTTTCAGCTTTTTCCATGTGGATGGGCTCAGAGTCATCAAG GAACTGGGGGCCCCTGGAGCCTCTGTCCGTACCTTGGCCTTTGGTGTGCCCGGGCGGGTTGTGGCTGTGGGCCGGCTGGACGGGATGGTAGAGCTGTGGGCCTGGCAGGAGGGGGCACGGCTGGCTGCCTTCCCTGCCCACCAAGGATTTGTTGCTGCCGCCCTTTTCCTGCGAGCTGGGTGCCAGTTACTGACGGCTGGAGAGGACGGCAAG GTTCAGGTGTGGTCCGGGTCTCTGGGTCGGCCCCGTGGGTGCCTTGGTTCCCCACacctctctcctgccctctccgTGGCTCTCAGCCCAGATGGTGATCAGGTGGCTGTTGGGTACCGAGCAGATGGCATTCGGATCTACAGAATTTCTTCAG cttcccagggggctcagggtCAAGCGCTTGATGTGGCAGTGTCTGCCCTGACCTGGCTCAGCCCTAAGCTGTTGGTGAGTGGTGCCGAAGATGAGGCCCTGCAGGGCTGGCTGCTCCAGGGGGGCTCCCTTCAGTCCCTCTGGCTCTTGTCCAGACACCGGAAGCCTGTGCTGGGACTGGCCACCTCCCAGGAACTCTTGGCCGTTGCCTCAG aggacttcACAGTGCGATTGTGGCCAAGGCAGTTGCTGATGCTGCCGCAGAAGACAGAAGACTTTCCTCACGGCACTGAGCTCCGGGGGCACGAGGGCCCTGTAAGCTGCTGCAGCTTCAGCTCTGAGGGATGCAGGCTGGCCACCGGGGGCAGGGATCGG AGTCTGCTCTGCTGGGATGTGAGAACACCTAAAGCCCCTGTTCTGATTTGCTCCTTCTCTGCCTGTCACCGAGACTGGGTCACTGGCTGTGCCTGGACCAAAGACAGCCTCCTG CTCTCTTGCTCCAGCGATGGTTCCGTGGCCCTGTGGGACCCAGAGTCGAGACAGCAGCTTGGTCACTTCCTGGGTCATCAGCATGCTGTGAGCGCCGTGGTGGCCGTG gaggagcacGTGGTATCTGTGGGCCGAGATGGGACCTTGAAAGTGTGGGACCATCAGGGCGTGGAGATGACCAGCATCCCCGCTCACTCAGCACCCATCAGCCACTGTGTGGCTGCTCTGGAGCCCCGTGCAG CAGGTCAGCCGGGGTCGGAGCTTCTGGTGGTCACTGTTGGATTGGATGGGGCCACACGGTTGTGGCATCCACTCTTG GTGTTTCAAACACACACTCTGCTGGGTCACAGTGGCCCAGTCAGTGCAGCTGCTGTTTCAGAGACCTCAGGCCTCCTGCTGACCACCTCAGAGGATGGCTCCCTACGGCTCTGGCAGGTGCCCGAAGAGGCAG ATGACACATACAGACCCAGGAGTCCTGCAGCcatcactgctgtggcctgggcccCAGACGGTTCTGCAGCAGTGTCTGGGAATCAAGCTGGGGAACTGACCTTGTGGCAGGAAGCTAAGGCTGTGGTCACAGTACAG GCACCGGGCTGCATCAGTGCTCTGCTCTGGTACTCAGTAAACACCTTGATTGTTGTCAGTGCTAATGAAAAAGTCAGCGAGTGGCACGTGGAACTGCAGAAGAGTTCAACACCCAGAAATGTCAG